In Shouchella patagoniensis, the following are encoded in one genomic region:
- a CDS encoding GNAT family N-acetyltransferase, whose translation MNIKTDNLIHTEVIGLIKQHLSEMAATSPPESTHALGIEKLKAPDVTFWSAWIDGDLAGCVAIKEINSKHAEIKSMRTADAFLRKGVAAKLLEHVIREAGERGYKRLSLETGSMAYFAPARALYSRYGFNECLPFEGYEEDPNSVFMTKAL comes from the coding sequence ATGAACATTAAAACAGACAACTTAATACACACAGAAGTCATTGGTCTCATTAAACAACATTTAAGTGAAATGGCAGCTACATCTCCTCCTGAAAGTACACATGCGCTTGGGATCGAAAAGCTAAAGGCGCCAGATGTCACTTTCTGGAGTGCGTGGATTGATGGAGACCTAGCTGGGTGCGTCGCAATAAAAGAAATTAACTCCAAGCACGCTGAGATAAAATCAATGCGAACAGCAGACGCTTTTTTACGAAAAGGGGTGGCGGCAAAGTTGCTGGAGCATGTGATTCGCGAAGCGGGGGAGCGAGGCTATAAACGATTGAGTCTTGAAACCGGTTCGATGGCCTACTTTGCGCCAGCTCGCGCGTTATATAGCAGGTACGGTTTTAATGAATGTCTACCTTTTGAAGGGTATGAAGAAGACCCAAACAGTGTGTTTATGACAAAAGCGCTATAG
- a CDS encoding FdhF/YdeP family oxidoreductase, with amino-acid sequence MGKTKHEGPIKVSKMPAPKYWVSPIPFGLGKVKPKHIRDTMKTVWDNKDNLNYAKNILTKGVCDGCALGVSGLQDQTLKGPHICTTRLNVLRLNTMPAMKEEIVHADIDELKKYSSEELRELGRVPYPLIRRKGERSFSRLEWDEAMDLIAKKMKTLDPKQYGFYLTARGITNESYYVAGKVARFLGTNHIDNASRICHSPSKTALKRSIGVGASTSNYQDWIGTDVLMFWGSVASNSSPVSTKYMLAAKKQGTKIIVVNPYREPAMDEYWVPSNAESALFGTKVADDFYQINIGGDIAFMHGIMKHWFDMEEATHGSAINHAFVEEHVNDYEALKTNVQAQSWDEIVKSSGVTQERIIELSELLANSKNAVYAWALGLTMHSFATDNISQVANLALLRGHLGRKHAGLMPFRGHSSVQGSGEMGSDPFVLPGGGWEDENVERIEKLWNFELPKWQGDICGVSLENAVLPEDHERKLKMYYMSGGNFLETMPNPHFIEKALSELDIRVHQDIIFNTSTLVEAKEAVIVLPAKTRYEQDGGGTSTSTERMVYFSPEIKGNKQLVEEARAEWKIYIDLAKRVKPGTAHLVDFKDGQEIRDEIALANPSYNGVQHLKKEGDVFQWGGAWLCEDGICPTPDGKGNLISVDIPNLNKPEGTFYVTTRRGKQFNSMVYKSTDPFNSAKRYDVLMNEEDGNKLNIANGEPIVVYNQYGTFQGKAHFAEIATGNVGLFFPEGNFLIPKGIYDGPSGIPQYSVAVKVEKAERFHAKKDVDYLEKRIDDLEMTAD; translated from the coding sequence ATGGGGAAAACGAAGCACGAGGGTCCGATTAAAGTATCAAAAATGCCAGCACCAAAGTATTGGGTAAGTCCCATTCCATTTGGTTTAGGAAAGGTGAAACCAAAGCATATTCGTGACACGATGAAAACGGTTTGGGACAACAAAGATAATTTAAACTATGCTAAAAACATTTTAACAAAAGGGGTTTGTGATGGATGTGCGCTAGGTGTTTCTGGTTTGCAAGATCAGACGCTTAAAGGACCGCATATTTGTACAACGCGTTTAAATGTTTTACGCCTAAACACAATGCCAGCGATGAAAGAAGAAATCGTTCATGCAGATATTGATGAATTAAAAAAATACAGCAGTGAAGAACTACGTGAACTTGGTCGTGTGCCCTATCCTCTTATACGTCGGAAAGGCGAGCGCTCGTTTTCTCGTCTTGAATGGGATGAAGCAATGGATCTCATTGCGAAGAAAATGAAAACACTCGATCCTAAACAATACGGCTTTTATTTAACGGCACGAGGCATAACGAATGAGTCGTATTATGTTGCTGGTAAAGTCGCTCGTTTTCTTGGAACAAATCATATTGACAACGCGTCTCGCATTTGTCATTCACCTTCAAAAACAGCATTAAAACGCTCAATTGGCGTTGGCGCAAGTACATCGAATTACCAAGACTGGATTGGGACGGACGTCTTAATGTTCTGGGGATCGGTTGCTTCAAATAGCTCACCAGTATCAACAAAATACATGCTTGCTGCGAAAAAGCAAGGCACAAAAATTATTGTTGTTAACCCGTATAGAGAACCAGCGATGGATGAGTATTGGGTACCTTCAAATGCTGAATCGGCGTTGTTTGGTACAAAGGTTGCAGATGATTTTTACCAAATTAACATAGGTGGAGACATTGCCTTCATGCACGGGATTATGAAACATTGGTTTGATATGGAAGAAGCGACACATGGTTCTGCAATTAATCATGCGTTTGTTGAAGAGCATGTCAACGACTATGAAGCGTTAAAAACGAACGTTCAAGCACAATCATGGGATGAGATTGTGAAGTCTTCTGGTGTCACTCAAGAACGGATTATTGAGCTTTCAGAGCTTCTTGCGAACAGCAAAAACGCCGTTTACGCATGGGCGCTTGGATTAACGATGCACTCTTTTGCGACAGATAACATTTCTCAAGTAGCGAATCTTGCCTTGCTACGTGGGCACCTTGGACGTAAGCACGCAGGTTTAATGCCATTCCGTGGTCACTCAAGTGTACAAGGTTCAGGCGAAATGGGATCTGATCCATTTGTTTTACCTGGCGGTGGCTGGGAAGACGAAAACGTTGAGCGAATTGAGAAGCTGTGGAATTTTGAGCTTCCGAAATGGCAAGGGGACATTTGCGGGGTATCTCTTGAAAACGCGGTTCTTCCTGAAGACCATGAACGCAAATTAAAAATGTATTATATGAGCGGCGGGAACTTTTTAGAAACCATGCCGAATCCCCATTTCATTGAGAAGGCTTTGTCTGAACTTGATATCCGTGTTCACCAAGATATTATTTTTAATACATCTACACTTGTTGAAGCAAAAGAAGCTGTTATTGTACTTCCAGCGAAAACACGTTACGAGCAAGATGGTGGTGGGACATCGACATCAACTGAGCGGATGGTGTATTTCTCTCCAGAAATTAAAGGGAATAAGCAGCTTGTTGAGGAAGCACGTGCGGAATGGAAGATTTACATTGATTTAGCAAAGCGTGTAAAACCAGGTACGGCTCATCTTGTAGATTTTAAAGACGGTCAAGAGATCCGTGATGAGATCGCGCTTGCGAACCCTAGCTATAATGGCGTTCAACATTTGAAAAAAGAAGGGGACGTTTTCCAATGGGGTGGCGCTTGGTTATGTGAAGACGGGATTTGTCCAACTCCAGACGGCAAAGGGAACTTAATTTCTGTTGATATTCCTAATTTAAACAAGCCAGAAGGCACATTTTATGTAACAACACGTCGAGGTAAGCAGTTTAACTCAATGGTATATAAATCAACGGACCCATTTAACTCGGCGAAGCGCTACGACGTTTTGATGAACGAAGAAGATGGCAATAAGCTAAACATCGCGAATGGTGAACCAATTGTTGTTTACAACCAATACGGTACATTCCAGGGAAAAGCTCACTTTGCAGAAATTGCAACAGGCAACGTTGGTTTGTTCTTCCCAGAAGGAAACTTCTTAATTCCTAAAGGTATTTATGACGGTCCATCTGGAATTCCGCAATATAGCGTAGCGGTAAAAGTAGAAAAAGCAGAACGTTTCCACGCGAAAAAAGACGTTGATTATTTAGAGAAACGTATTGATGATTTGGAAATGACGGCTGATTAA
- a CDS encoding DUF2294 domain-containing protein, whose product MNKYEAEFSNLVRSFRKRHMGKGPSKITTTFCKNWAICEMEGNLSPVEKFMATANDGKQLLRSARTEMVKDMYRKNHPVEMEELLGCNFLDLFVDIDIPNDFGMSIFIFSENLEEKFSNA is encoded by the coding sequence ATGAATAAATATGAGGCAGAGTTCAGCAATCTCGTCCGTTCATTTCGGAAAAGACATATGGGAAAAGGTCCTAGTAAAATTACAACAACGTTTTGTAAGAATTGGGCGATTTGTGAAATGGAAGGCAATCTCTCACCAGTTGAAAAGTTTATGGCGACTGCCAATGACGGGAAACAATTGCTTCGGTCTGCACGGACAGAAATGGTGAAAGATATGTATAGAAAAAACCATCCTGTTGAGATGGAAGAACTTCTTGGATGCAACTTTCTTGACCTATTTGTTGATATTGATATACCAAACGATTTTGGCATGTCGATCTTTATCTTCAGTGAAAACCTTGAAGAGAAGTTTTCGAATGCATAG
- a CDS encoding TetR/AcrR family transcriptional regulator — translation MEKKMDPRIIRTRKLIMDSFIQLSTKKSLKELTIKDITDEATVNRATFYYHFNDKYDLLEKVLKEDLMTNVIQEIDQQDQLDHETITAIFLSITSFQTSLASRCKRSFEEFTSSIETVIKKELEQAFYRILLAQHPDQDKQSLRIGAVMLSWGIYGAAVDWREHSDTAPEEYIKVVVPYMTGEIALKP, via the coding sequence ATGGAAAAAAAGATGGACCCGCGCATCATTCGTACGCGCAAGTTGATTATGGATTCTTTTATTCAACTTTCAACAAAAAAGAGCTTAAAAGAATTAACCATTAAAGACATTACAGATGAAGCAACGGTCAACCGTGCAACTTTCTATTACCATTTTAATGATAAATACGATTTGCTTGAAAAAGTATTAAAAGAAGATTTGATGACAAACGTCATTCAAGAAATTGATCAACAAGACCAGCTTGACCATGAAACGATTACGGCCATTTTCTTATCCATTACTTCGTTTCAGACATCGCTTGCTTCGCGCTGTAAGCGCAGCTTTGAGGAATTTACATCATCAATCGAAACCGTCATAAAAAAAGAATTGGAACAAGCTTTTTATCGGATTTTACTTGCCCAACACCCAGATCAAGACAAACAATCTCTCCGTATTGGAGCCGTTATGCTTAGCTGGGGTATTTACGGAGCTGCGGTTGATTGGCGTGAGCATAGCGATACAGCGCCAGAAGAGTATATAAAAGTCGTTGTCCCGTACATGACTGGTGAAATAGCTTTAAAACCATAG
- a CDS encoding FMN-dependent NADH-azoreductase yields the protein MNVLVIKANNRPASQGVSANMYETFLNEIKENTNLNITQYDVFEEDTPFFGQDAFNAMGKQQSGEALTDLEERLVAAQAKAQKLVTEADLIVVAFPLWNLSIPAKLQTFMDYIYQAGFTFKYDAEGNMLQLMKEKKVILLNARGGMYSLPEMAQMDMSVNYMRNVFGGIFGMEIIDEVIIEGHNAQPEKASEIIANGLEQVKEVARKL from the coding sequence ATGAATGTATTAGTTATAAAAGCAAATAACCGTCCGGCTTCACAAGGTGTTTCAGCAAATATGTACGAAACGTTTTTAAACGAAATTAAAGAAAACACAAATTTGAACATTACTCAATATGATGTATTTGAAGAAGATACACCGTTCTTTGGCCAAGATGCATTTAATGCAATGGGCAAACAACAAAGTGGCGAAGCACTTACGGATCTAGAAGAGCGTTTAGTCGCAGCACAAGCAAAAGCTCAAAAACTTGTTACAGAAGCTGACTTAATTGTTGTTGCTTTCCCACTTTGGAACTTGTCTATTCCAGCAAAACTTCAAACATTTATGGATTACATTTATCAAGCTGGATTCACGTTCAAATATGATGCTGAAGGCAATATGCTTCAGTTAATGAAAGAAAAGAAAGTCATTTTACTAAATGCACGTGGTGGTATGTATTCATTGCCTGAAATGGCACAAATGGACATGTCTGTAAACTACATGCGTAATGTATTTGGCGGGATTTTCGGAATGGAAATCATTGACGAAGTGATTATTGAAGGACACAATGCCCAACCAGAAAAAGCGTCTGAAATCATCGCTAATGGGTTGGAGCAAGTAAAAGAAGTGGCTAGAAAACTTTAA
- a CDS encoding UTRA domain-containing protein yields the protein MIAAGSVHEYVQQCGYDISHFITTYSAVNVTKEQAHLLNCKKGVAAMKMMNRGILNDGRVFEYSELINLDYAVSYFTPFNRFKHQFRKK from the coding sequence ATAATTGCCGCCGGCTCTGTCCATGAATATGTGCAGCAATGCGGTTACGACATCTCCCACTTTATCACGACTTACAGTGCAGTGAATGTGACTAAAGAACAAGCCCATCTGTTAAATTGCAAAAAAGGCGTTGCTGCGATGAAAATGATGAACCGTGGTATTCTTAATGACGGTCGCGTCTTTGAATACAGTGAGCTCATTAACCTGGACTATGCGGTTTCGTACTTCACCCCGTTTAACCGCTTTAAGCACCAGTTCAGAAAAAAGTAA
- a CDS encoding DNA topology modulation protein encodes MKKIILIGSGGSGKSTLARKLGETLGINVYHLDALFWRPNWKGVPKDEQRKVQNDLVKKPEWIIDGNYGGTMDIRLNAADMFIFLDIHRTICVYRAFKRMLRYRNKTRPDMAVGCEERFDLDFFKWIWNYPKTKRPAILKRLKQLSTDKKIIVLKSPKEVQQFIVEIH; translated from the coding sequence ATGAAGAAAATCATACTTATTGGTTCAGGAGGGTCAGGAAAATCAACATTAGCAAGAAAATTAGGGGAAACATTAGGAATAAATGTATATCACCTCGATGCGTTATTTTGGAGACCTAATTGGAAGGGTGTCCCCAAAGATGAGCAAAGAAAAGTTCAAAATGATTTAGTAAAAAAACCAGAGTGGATTATTGATGGGAACTATGGGGGAACGATGGATATAAGACTTAACGCAGCAGATATGTTTATTTTTCTCGATATTCATAGAACCATATGTGTCTATCGTGCATTTAAAAGAATGTTGCGGTATCGAAACAAAACAAGACCAGATATGGCAGTAGGTTGCGAAGAAAGATTTGACTTAGATTTTTTCAAATGGATATGGAACTACCCTAAAACGAAAAGACCAGCAATCCTAAAAAGACTTAAACAATTATCTACTGATAAGAAAATCATTGTATTAAAGTCGCCAAAAGAAGTACAACAGTTCATAGTAGAAATTCATTAG